One Leptospira wolbachii serovar Codice str. CDC genomic region harbors:
- a CDS encoding acylphosphatase, with protein MGKSEEARARIVIRGIVQGVGFRYYILQKAQEMRLKGYTQNLPNGEVEAVMEGDKLFIEDLYRAMQRGPTKAKVKDHVIEWSDPKNQFRTFLIKK; from the coding sequence TTGGGAAAATCAGAAGAAGCAAGAGCGAGAATTGTAATAAGGGGAATTGTACAAGGGGTCGGATTTCGTTATTACATCCTCCAAAAAGCCCAGGAAATGAGACTCAAAGGTTATACTCAAAACTTACCCAATGGAGAAGTAGAAGCCGTTATGGAGGGTGACAAACTTTTTATCGAAGATTTGTACAGAGCCATGCAACGAGGCCCTACCAAAGCAAAGGTGAAAGATCATGTCATTGAATGGAGTGATCCCAAAAACCAATTCAGAACATTTTTAATTAAAAAATAA
- a CDS encoding SDR family oxidoreductase encodes MQLNGNTILITGGTSGIGLALAERLSGLGNRILVCGTSAKKIEEIKKTHPDWGTYLCDVSRPEERERLFFATTKDYPEINVLFNNAGIQRYPKLNEVEPWSDLGKEIDINLGAPIHLSMLFAKHLFAKKNAAILNTTSGLSHIPLAYAPVYSATKAALHSFTLTLRFQFRNEPIKIIEVSPPMVDTDLGIPNTHTAGLNLDEYADSVISGLQNGDLEITTGFSTISANASREKKDEIFMSMNQARSGSN; translated from the coding sequence ATGCAATTGAATGGAAACACAATATTGATTACGGGCGGAACGAGTGGGATTGGACTGGCTTTGGCCGAAAGACTTTCAGGCCTTGGCAACCGCATATTAGTTTGCGGAACAAGTGCAAAGAAGATAGAAGAGATCAAAAAAACTCATCCTGATTGGGGAACTTATCTTTGTGATGTCTCTCGTCCCGAAGAAAGAGAACGGTTGTTCTTTGCGACAACAAAAGATTATCCAGAGATCAATGTCTTATTCAATAATGCGGGAATCCAACGATATCCCAAACTAAATGAAGTGGAACCTTGGTCGGATTTGGGAAAGGAAATCGATATCAACTTGGGAGCTCCCATCCACCTTTCTATGTTATTCGCTAAACACCTGTTTGCAAAAAAGAATGCTGCGATTTTAAATACGACTTCTGGATTGTCCCATATTCCTTTGGCTTATGCTCCAGTCTATAGTGCCACTAAGGCCGCATTACATTCTTTCACATTGACACTACGGTTTCAATTTCGCAATGAACCAATCAAAATCATAGAGGTTTCTCCTCCTATGGTAGATACGGATTTAGGAATCCCTAACACACATACGGCAGGATTGAATTTAGATGAATATGCGGACAGTGTGATCAGTGGATTGCAAAATGGAGATCTGGAAATCACCACAGGTTTTTCAACTATCTCAGCAAATGCCAGTCGAGAGAAAAAGGATGAAATCTTTATGTCTATGAACCAGGCCAGGAGTGGTTCAAACTAA
- a CDS encoding TetR/AcrR family transcriptional regulator: protein MPRTGLTPSEIQDKAVEIAIDQMRAKGFEKVRLVDVAKEMGISHAALYSHFQDKTALLDAVSERWLVNLDQKQDLLVSEKRDPLQKILTWFQNLHRMKLEKVKLDPELYKAFDMAAEQSKPFIQTHLSNMRNQMSKLVTEAMEQKKLKKKDVNMVTEILISAGTAFTHPKLVAQHCEENREPLLVQTIEAVLKGLV, encoded by the coding sequence ATGCCTCGGACTGGTCTCACACCCTCAGAAATTCAGGATAAAGCGGTGGAAATTGCCATCGACCAAATGCGGGCGAAGGGATTTGAGAAGGTTCGCTTGGTGGATGTGGCCAAAGAAATGGGAATTAGCCACGCGGCCCTCTACTCCCATTTCCAGGATAAAACCGCATTACTAGACGCTGTCTCCGAAAGGTGGCTTGTGAATCTGGACCAAAAACAAGATTTATTGGTTTCGGAAAAAAGAGATCCTTTACAAAAGATCCTCACTTGGTTTCAAAATTTACACCGAATGAAGTTGGAGAAAGTGAAACTGGATCCTGAATTGTACAAGGCATTTGATATGGCCGCCGAACAATCCAAACCATTCATCCAAACTCATTTGTCCAACATGCGCAACCAAATGTCGAAGTTGGTTACGGAAGCCATGGAACAAAAAAAGTTAAAAAAGAAAGATGTAAACATGGTCACAGAAATTCTGATTTCTGCAGGAACAGCTTTCACTCATCCAAAACTTGTGGCACAACACTGCGAAGAGAATCGGGAACCTTTGTTAGTTCAAACAATAGAAGCGGTGTTGAAGGGATTGGTTTGA
- the sixA gene encoding phosphohistidine phosphatase SixA — protein sequence MKIILVRHGEAENATPTISDTQRELTDKGISDIHKIGRFIKNSALSVKQVYYSPYLRTKHTAEILSDELKYNGEMLASDDLAAGKGCSDIISCLVNFTNSDTVLLVGHNPDITYFAARLLGNATVAENLIFQPGSTIAINVAREKFAHGQIIWAISLDNLGI from the coding sequence ATGAAGATCATTTTGGTTCGTCACGGTGAGGCTGAAAATGCAACTCCTACCATTTCCGATACCCAGCGGGAACTAACAGACAAAGGTATCAGTGATATTCATAAAATCGGAAGGTTTATTAAAAATTCTGCATTATCCGTAAAACAAGTCTATTATAGTCCTTATCTTAGAACTAAACACACTGCCGAAATTCTTTCTGATGAATTGAAATACAATGGGGAAATGTTGGCATCCGATGATCTGGCTGCTGGAAAAGGTTGTTCCGATATCATCTCTTGTTTGGTGAATTTTACCAATTCCGATACAGTATTGTTAGTTGGTCATAATCCAGACATTACTTACTTTGCAGCAAGACTCCTCGGAAATGCAACCGTAGCCGAAAATTTAATTTTCCAACCAGGTTCCACCATAGCCATCAATGTAGCTCGAGAAAAATTTGCGCATGGCCAAATTATTTGGGCGATTTCACTAGACAATTTAGGTATTTGA
- a CDS encoding LIMLP_16025 family protein, with product MSNVENKLQDIVNAGIGAVKTSKEVWEKLVVDLNEKKSKFETNFQKLKEQGESDTSDNALKVKMGIAWGIVRFDELKDNVVKYLDKVKEGNESKSS from the coding sequence ATGAGCAATGTGGAAAACAAGCTTCAAGATATCGTAAATGCTGGAATTGGCGCCGTAAAGACTTCCAAAGAAGTTTGGGAGAAACTCGTCGTAGACTTGAACGAGAAAAAAAGCAAATTCGAAACCAACTTTCAAAAGTTAAAAGAACAAGGTGAAAGTGACACTAGTGACAATGCTTTAAAAGTAAAAATGGGTATTGCTTGGGGAATCGTTCGTTTTGACGAACTCAAAGATAACGTAGTTAAGTATTTGGACAAAGTCAAAGAAGGGAACGAAAGCAAATCTTCTTAA
- a CDS encoding acyl-CoA dehydrogenase family protein yields the protein MDFEIPQEVETLRKNIQDFITNEIIPLEKHYDYEKGRMPEDINQQARAKVKASGFWTPHLPKSEGGLGLDLVGTCIVFSELGRSPIAPYIFNCDAPDEGNMHLLSLAATEKQKELILHPLVKGDLRTGFAMTEPAPGAGSDPTTLQTNAEKQGDKYIINGRKWYCTGANGAKYLIVMAKVNGSFRKTTMFLVPTDAKGYTMVREIDLMGSHGPGGHCELNFENVEVPEDMILGRIGEGFRLSQERLGPARLTHCMRWTGMARRALSIARSYAKERQVFGSRIADHQGIQWMFAERATEIEMAFLLTLKAAWLLKTGKDARQETSMAKWKVSESLCNTIDMAIQICGGKGYSRDLPLELFYRDARAARIADGPSEVHKMVIGRNYISEKWDF from the coding sequence ATGGACTTTGAAATTCCCCAAGAAGTGGAAACACTTCGCAAAAACATCCAAGACTTCATCACAAATGAAATCATTCCTCTGGAAAAACATTACGATTATGAAAAAGGTCGAATGCCAGAAGATATCAACCAACAAGCGCGCGCTAAAGTAAAAGCCTCCGGTTTTTGGACTCCACACCTTCCTAAATCAGAAGGTGGACTGGGTTTAGATTTAGTCGGAACTTGCATAGTATTTAGTGAACTGGGTCGTTCACCTATTGCTCCCTATATATTTAATTGTGATGCTCCAGATGAAGGAAACATGCATTTGCTTTCTCTTGCAGCAACGGAAAAACAAAAAGAACTCATTTTACATCCGTTAGTCAAAGGGGATTTGAGAACTGGTTTTGCTATGACAGAACCTGCCCCTGGTGCTGGTTCCGATCCGACAACCTTACAAACCAATGCGGAAAAACAAGGGGATAAATACATTATCAACGGTCGCAAATGGTATTGCACTGGAGCCAATGGTGCTAAGTATCTGATCGTGATGGCAAAGGTAAATGGAAGTTTTCGAAAAACTACCATGTTTCTCGTACCAACAGATGCCAAAGGTTATACCATGGTTCGAGAAATCGACCTCATGGGCTCCCATGGTCCCGGCGGACACTGCGAACTCAATTTTGAAAATGTAGAAGTTCCAGAAGATATGATCCTCGGTCGTATTGGAGAAGGATTTCGGCTTTCTCAGGAAAGGCTTGGTCCAGCTCGATTGACTCATTGTATGCGTTGGACAGGAATGGCAAGGCGAGCATTATCGATTGCGCGAAGTTATGCGAAAGAAAGACAAGTTTTTGGCTCTCGTATTGCGGACCACCAAGGAATCCAATGGATGTTTGCCGAAAGAGCTACTGAAATTGAAATGGCTTTCCTTCTCACATTGAAAGCTGCTTGGTTATTAAAAACTGGAAAAGATGCACGCCAGGAAACCTCTATGGCAAAGTGGAAAGTCAGTGAATCTTTGTGTAATACCATCGATATGGCGATTCAAATCTGCGGAGGAAAAGGATATTCACGTGACCTACCACTTGAGTTATTTTACCGCGATGCAAGGGCTGCAAGGATCGCTGATGGGCCATCTGAGGTTCATAAAATGGTAATTGGTCGAAACTATATATCAGAAAAATGGGACTTTTAA
- a CDS encoding LysM peptidoglycan-binding domain-containing M23 family metallopeptidase: MSKTVDFLKWTLFLCCSSGFSSLISGPISLANLEYSNPSLKNLRSEIKENLRISKSGARREELIPLKYYQYKVRKEDNFFKIMARTGMDLETLSSVNELSSPHDLSPGMILEIPNMRGTFHPEETSGDEKTKQMLVDKYNIDPNKLQYDSEREKWFLPGISMGKSEKSFFYGFGFQFPLTEARISSGFGKRLDPFTKKDTFHGGIDLAAEQGSDVFASMDGEVIFKGKQGGYGNLIIIKHSLGYETRYGHLFDFDANIGQKVKKGQKIGEVGQTGRATGPHLHFEIRRNSKRERPIFRSH; encoded by the coding sequence ATGTCTAAAACCGTCGATTTTCTGAAATGGACCCTGTTTCTATGCTGCAGCAGCGGATTCTCGTCACTCATTTCCGGTCCTATTAGTTTGGCGAATTTGGAATATTCCAATCCCTCTCTCAAGAATCTTCGTTCTGAAATCAAAGAAAACTTACGAATCTCTAAATCGGGAGCAAGAAGAGAAGAACTCATCCCCCTCAAATACTACCAATATAAAGTTCGCAAAGAGGATAATTTCTTTAAAATTATGGCTCGGACGGGAATGGACTTGGAGACTCTTTCCTCTGTCAATGAGCTAAGCTCTCCTCATGATTTATCACCAGGTATGATTTTAGAAATTCCCAATATGCGTGGAACCTTTCATCCGGAAGAAACATCAGGCGATGAAAAAACCAAGCAAATGTTAGTTGATAAATATAATATCGATCCAAATAAATTACAATATGATTCAGAACGAGAAAAATGGTTTTTACCTGGAATATCTATGGGAAAATCTGAAAAATCATTTTTCTACGGATTTGGATTTCAATTCCCATTGACTGAAGCTAGAATCTCATCTGGTTTCGGTAAACGATTAGATCCATTCACGAAAAAGGATACCTTTCATGGTGGGATTGATTTGGCCGCCGAACAAGGATCAGACGTTTTCGCCTCTATGGATGGTGAAGTTATTTTTAAAGGTAAACAAGGTGGTTATGGAAATCTAATCATTATAAAACATAGTTTAGGATATGAAACTCGCTACGGACATCTTTTTGATTTTGATGCAAACATAGGTCAGAAAGTAAAAAAGGGACAAAAAATTGGAGAAGTAGGACAAACAGGTAGAGCGACCGGTCCACATTTGCATTTTGAAATTAGAAGAAATTCAAAACGTGAAAGACCTATTTTTCGATCTCATTAA
- a CDS encoding RNA pyrophosphohydrolase yields MNDRDILRNMTDKPYRKNVGMVVFNSLGKVIVGERVQFPGSWQFPQGGIDEDEDYLDAAKRELYEELGIKKATYITEYPDWIPYDFPNSLGLNSHLQKFRGQLQRWILFHWDGTLEECDLVHHEQEFLTIQFMEIEDTIQSVVEFKRSVYEKFVPLFKSAIQNYIAEKSKSK; encoded by the coding sequence ATGAATGATAGAGACATTCTAAGGAATATGACAGACAAACCCTACCGCAAAAACGTAGGCATGGTGGTTTTTAATTCTTTAGGAAAAGTAATCGTAGGGGAACGAGTACAATTCCCAGGTTCGTGGCAGTTCCCTCAAGGTGGCATTGATGAAGACGAAGATTATTTGGATGCCGCTAAACGAGAATTATATGAAGAACTTGGGATCAAAAAAGCAACTTATATAACGGAATATCCCGATTGGATTCCCTACGACTTTCCCAATTCTCTTGGTCTCAATTCACACTTACAAAAATTTCGTGGTCAATTACAAAGATGGATCCTTTTCCATTGGGACGGGACTTTGGAAGAATGTGATTTGGTCCATCATGAACAAGAGTTTTTGACCATTCAATTTATGGAAATTGAAGATACCATCCAATCGGTGGTTGAGTTCAAACGATCCGTCTATGAGAAGTTTGTTCCTCTTTTTAAATCGGCCATTCAAAATTACATTGCAGAGAAATCAAAATCCAAGTAG
- a CDS encoding DUF1697 domain-containing protein, producing the protein MKYIALFRGINVGGNRKVEMKKLKILFESLGFSNVSTYINSGNVIFESANDPKTVLLKITAGLEKNFDFEIPTLVKTEKEMKKIADAIPKDWQNDPTQRTDVAYLFPDIDSKKTIEELPFKKDFVDVRYFKGAIFWNIKKEDVNKSQLAKIISHKLYKSMTIRNVNTARFLAGENK; encoded by the coding sequence ATGAAATACATCGCCTTATTTAGAGGAATCAATGTGGGAGGAAACAGAAAAGTGGAGATGAAAAAACTAAAGATTCTTTTTGAGTCATTAGGGTTTAGTAATGTTTCCACTTATATCAATTCAGGGAATGTAATTTTTGAATCAGCGAATGATCCAAAAACAGTGTTGTTGAAAATAACAGCTGGCCTGGAAAAAAATTTCGATTTTGAAATTCCTACTCTCGTTAAGACAGAAAAGGAAATGAAAAAAATTGCAGATGCCATACCGAAAGACTGGCAAAATGATCCAACCCAAAGGACTGATGTTGCGTATTTGTTTCCCGATATAGATTCCAAAAAAACCATCGAGGAACTCCCTTTCAAAAAAGATTTTGTCGATGTTCGTTATTTTAAAGGAGCTATCTTCTGGAATATTAAAAAGGAAGATGTAAACAAAAGCCAACTAGCCAAGATCATTAGTCATAAATTATATAAGTCTATGACGATTCGAAATGTAAATACTGCGAGATTTTTAGCAGGAGAAAACAAGTAG
- a CDS encoding histidine phosphatase family protein, which yields MSLLYLVRHGQADRLGKNYDQLTEHGWKQAKLLGDYFKNQRIEFDSVYTGTLKRQKQTAQGIIESFTNDRFCIPEPIENSAWDEFDSKMWLGLAAKIRHANVGFANLYESYKKAWEEGKEETRDYFQELIQIVLDDWVHGVWDPVEPYTFKEYVDKVSSGPKEIPGNVKSTLVVSSSTPIAIMMGLSCKMSPVEFPVFMKSITNSSLSIFRRENDHWEPVSWNNTPHLQDPDLVTLV from the coding sequence ATGTCTTTATTGTATTTGGTGCGTCATGGGCAGGCAGACAGACTCGGAAAAAATTACGACCAGCTAACGGAACATGGTTGGAAACAAGCTAAACTACTTGGTGACTATTTCAAAAACCAAAGAATCGAATTTGATTCTGTGTATACTGGTACACTCAAAAGGCAAAAACAAACGGCGCAAGGGATCATCGAAAGTTTTACTAACGATCGCTTTTGTATCCCCGAACCTATAGAAAATTCCGCTTGGGACGAATTTGATTCAAAAATGTGGCTTGGTCTTGCAGCTAAGATTCGTCATGCGAATGTTGGTTTTGCTAATTTATATGAATCTTATAAGAAGGCTTGGGAAGAAGGAAAAGAGGAAACAAGGGACTACTTCCAAGAACTCATTCAAATTGTTTTAGATGATTGGGTTCATGGAGTTTGGGATCCTGTGGAACCATATACTTTTAAAGAATATGTAGATAAAGTTTCTTCTGGCCCAAAGGAAATTCCTGGAAACGTAAAGAGCACTCTTGTGGTTTCGTCCAGCACACCCATTGCCATCATGATGGGCCTTTCTTGCAAAATGTCACCGGTCGAATTTCCTGTGTTTATGAAATCAATCACCAATTCTTCTCTTAGTATCTTTCGTAGAGAGAACGATCACTGGGAGCCTGTTAGTTGGAATAATACTCCTCATTTACAAGATCCAGATTTAGTGACTTTAGTTTAG
- a CDS encoding crossover junction endodeoxyribonuclease RuvC, translating into MKVIGIDPGSHRVGYAILSFPEGQRRNPTLLTYGTIEVAPKTPSPDNLLQIRSELMDILTEFQPEVAAVEELFFVQNTTTGMKVAESRGVILLSLGEKQIPAVSLTATQIKKGISTRGNATKKEVRAAIQMILGFKDLKGHDDSWDAIACAFVGRSLV; encoded by the coding sequence TTGAAAGTCATCGGAATTGATCCTGGATCCCACCGAGTTGGATATGCCATTTTGTCCTTTCCTGAAGGCCAACGCCGCAATCCAACGCTCTTAACTTACGGGACGATTGAAGTTGCTCCCAAAACCCCTTCGCCAGATAATTTGCTCCAAATCCGTTCCGAACTGATGGACATCCTGACGGAATTCCAACCAGAAGTAGCTGCCGTTGAAGAATTGTTTTTTGTTCAAAATACCACCACAGGAATGAAGGTCGCCGAATCTCGAGGGGTCATTCTTCTTTCTCTAGGGGAAAAACAAATTCCTGCAGTTTCTTTAACAGCAACCCAAATCAAAAAAGGAATCTCCACAAGAGGAAACGCTACCAAAAAAGAAGTTCGGGCAGCGATCCAAATGATTTTAGGATTTAAAGATCTCAAAGGCCACGATGATTCTTGGGATGCCATCGCTTGTGCCTTTGTGGGCCGGTCTTTAGTTTGA
- a CDS encoding aldo/keto reductase — MKKRRLGKTGMVVSEICMGTMTFGSSCNEDEAFRILDRAYDAGIDFYDTAEIYPVPPQKSWVHRTEEIFGKWLKTKPRDGIIIATKVAGPGHGWFSPPLREGKTALDKYHIRRAIEGSLQRLGVETIDLYQTHWPDHDVAYDETMEALSELKDEGKIRYAGCSNETSFGLMKSLWTSEKHNLIRYDSIQNNFSILNRRFEDELAQVCRKEGISLLPYSPLAGGVLTGKYNGSVPPEGSRFVRYMAEGERQKRMAYRFLNENTLASTVELMAIAEKYGLSSTVLSVAWSKQHDYVASTIIGANTVAQLEESLKATDVILSEEILTEINLVSKKIQYPMG, encoded by the coding sequence ATGAAAAAACGAAGACTTGGCAAAACAGGAATGGTGGTATCCGAAATTTGTATGGGTACCATGACTTTTGGATCATCGTGTAACGAAGATGAGGCATTTAGAATTTTGGATCGTGCTTATGATGCAGGAATCGATTTTTATGATACGGCAGAAATATACCCTGTTCCTCCCCAAAAATCTTGGGTCCACAGAACTGAAGAAATTTTTGGCAAATGGTTAAAAACAAAACCTCGGGATGGAATCATCATAGCAACCAAGGTTGCAGGACCCGGTCATGGTTGGTTTAGTCCCCCACTTCGTGAAGGAAAAACGGCTCTAGATAAATATCATATCCGTCGTGCGATCGAAGGCTCCTTACAAAGATTAGGTGTAGAGACCATAGATTTATACCAAACTCATTGGCCAGATCATGATGTAGCTTACGATGAAACCATGGAAGCCCTCAGTGAGCTAAAGGACGAAGGGAAAATTCGTTATGCTGGTTGTTCCAATGAAACATCTTTTGGGCTCATGAAAAGTCTTTGGACTTCAGAGAAACACAACCTCATTCGTTATGATTCCATTCAAAATAATTTTTCGATTCTAAATCGTCGTTTTGAAGATGAGTTAGCACAAGTTTGTCGAAAGGAAGGAATTTCCTTACTTCCCTATTCTCCTCTTGCTGGAGGAGTACTCACTGGAAAATACAATGGATCTGTTCCACCAGAAGGTTCTCGATTTGTTCGTTATATGGCTGAAGGGGAAAGACAAAAACGAATGGCCTATCGTTTCTTAAATGAAAACACATTGGCATCCACCGTAGAGCTTATGGCAATTGCCGAAAAATATGGATTGAGTTCCACAGTTCTTTCCGTTGCTTGGAGTAAACAACATGATTATGTTGCTTCTACCATCATTGGAGCCAATACTGTGGCCCAACTAGAAGAATCATTAAAAGCAACGGATGTTATTTTATCAGAAGAAATTCTAACAGAAATCAATCTTGTTTCCAAAAAGATTCAATATCCGATGGGTTAA
- a CDS encoding phosphotransferase family protein yields the protein MEINELQVKVELHLSAVWKENVKVSQIHHLSGGACQDNYALDLATKTGKRSLVLRTDKGGSLLSSLSKRDEFKVAELVYKAGVKTPTPVFLEETPEVIGAPFFLMEKIGGKATGRYITKDKELDSYRKTNMVSDLAENLAKLHTVKPNLVLDEELKQKLKFVTVENYISVAISDLRQSLDELPEAHPAIELCLFWLETHTPSVDDIVLVHGDFRTGNFMMNAEGLQGILDYEFAHFGDRHEDIAWLCMRDWRFGRLNKEVGGFGDRKDFYEAYQKTSGIPVDPFKVTFWEIMGNVRWAIGSAQQTERHLSGKDKGIELAAIGRRTAEMEWEAMRLIEELEHAV from the coding sequence ATGGAAATTAATGAATTACAGGTAAAAGTAGAACTCCATTTATCAGCCGTTTGGAAGGAGAATGTAAAGGTCTCGCAAATCCATCATTTGAGTGGAGGTGCTTGCCAAGACAACTATGCTTTGGACTTGGCAACTAAAACCGGTAAACGATCGTTAGTTTTGCGTACGGACAAAGGAGGAAGTTTACTTTCTTCTCTTTCCAAACGAGATGAGTTTAAAGTTGCCGAGCTTGTTTACAAAGCTGGTGTCAAAACTCCGACGCCTGTTTTCCTCGAAGAAACTCCTGAGGTGATTGGTGCTCCCTTTTTTTTAATGGAAAAGATTGGTGGCAAAGCAACCGGCCGTTACATCACCAAAGACAAGGAATTGGATTCGTATCGTAAAACTAATATGGTTTCTGATTTGGCTGAGAACCTCGCCAAACTCCACACTGTAAAACCAAATTTGGTTTTAGATGAAGAGTTAAAGCAAAAACTAAAATTTGTCACAGTAGAAAATTATATCTCAGTTGCCATATCTGATCTAAGACAATCGTTAGATGAACTTCCTGAAGCACACCCTGCCATCGAACTTTGTTTGTTTTGGTTAGAAACCCATACACCTTCCGTTGATGATATTGTTCTGGTTCACGGAGATTTCCGAACTGGAAATTTTATGATGAATGCCGAGGGACTCCAAGGGATTTTAGATTATGAATTCGCCCACTTTGGGGATCGCCATGAAGACATCGCTTGGTTGTGTATGCGTGATTGGAGGTTCGGTCGCCTAAACAAAGAAGTCGGTGGTTTTGGAGATCGCAAAGATTTTTACGAAGCCTACCAAAAGACATCCGGCATCCCAGTTGATCCGTTTAAGGTAACATTTTGGGAGATTATGGGTAATGTTCGCTGGGCCATCGGGAGTGCACAACAAACGGAAAGACATTTATCTGGTAAAGACAAAGGGATTGAACTTGCAGCCATTGGTCGGCGCACAGCAGAAATGGAATGGGAAGCAATGCGACTCATTGAGGAATTAGAACATGCAGTATAG
- a CDS encoding CPBP family intramembrane glutamic endopeptidase, whose amino-acid sequence MQNRFFEIFRLTAYSLGLVYVCSFFYSVIFLAFVNNSVLGDRIPEDQLLPLYEEYWEGKMDFATMLTEYEKIVTPIKEQFQKEITENPSLLLSQFYDKVFSEKPHYLLGHSIPWFLCYVGLGYLLYKKVLQIPVTNLQDELSIPILLRGIANGFICFIVVVLFGLLLEKLSVPVESGVFAKKLYEALHGNGYLLAWGIYVVGIITGILEEIFFRGFLLKAFIDKNLAHEGLFIVSLLFGWLHYGEGTSIAIPFIICGVGMFFGYIYIKTGNIWIAMACHATYNSLGLINAYLQLPGVQS is encoded by the coding sequence ATGCAGAATCGTTTTTTTGAGATCTTTCGGCTCACCGCCTATTCGTTGGGTCTCGTTTATGTATGTTCCTTTTTCTATTCCGTTATATTTTTAGCGTTTGTTAACAATTCGGTGCTTGGTGATCGAATTCCCGAAGACCAGTTACTCCCCCTCTATGAAGAATATTGGGAAGGTAAAATGGACTTTGCCACCATGCTGACTGAATACGAAAAAATTGTAACACCTATCAAAGAACAATTCCAGAAAGAAATAACTGAGAATCCAAGTTTACTGTTGTCTCAGTTTTATGATAAGGTGTTTTCAGAAAAACCTCATTATCTATTGGGACATTCGATTCCGTGGTTCTTATGTTATGTGGGATTAGGATATCTACTTTATAAAAAAGTATTACAAATTCCTGTCACTAACCTTCAAGATGAACTATCTATCCCTATTTTACTGCGCGGGATAGCCAACGGATTTATCTGTTTCATTGTTGTAGTTCTCTTCGGTTTATTGTTAGAAAAATTATCCGTTCCAGTTGAATCGGGAGTTTTTGCGAAAAAACTTTATGAAGCTCTGCATGGAAATGGATATTTACTGGCCTGGGGAATTTATGTTGTCGGAATCATTACGGGAATCCTCGAAGAAATCTTTTTTAGAGGTTTTTTACTAAAAGCATTTATTGATAAAAATCTTGCCCATGAAGGTTTATTCATCGTTTCCTTACTTTTTGGTTGGCTCCATTATGGTGAAGGAACATCCATCGCCATTCCATTCATCATTTGCGGTGTAGGGATGTTCTTTGGATATATCTATATTAAAACTGGAAATATTTGGATAGCTATGGCCTGCCATGCAACATACAATTCGTTAGGTTTAATCAATGCATACCTTCAACTTCCTGGAGTCCAATCATGA